Proteins encoded within one genomic window of Desulfurella sp.:
- the amrB gene encoding AmmeMemoRadiSam system protein B gives MNRKPVVAGYFYPSDKIELIEYLNSVIDYKPLYKPKAIIVPHAGYVYSGYIAAKAYSIIEPYDIYVVLGPNHTGLGEYISVFDGIYETPLGQIKPCESIIEEITSSHLVKKDSLAHIKEHSIEVQLPFIQFTNKNNFCIVPIVVGIADWNILADFGHLLANTLKSKDALIIVSSDFNHYEDQKTTIYKDNLAIEKILSLSENEFANTIEKYDISMCGANIAYAALVASKELGAKNAKLIDHKTSFDVNGQMDQTVGYASILIQ, from the coding sequence ATGAATAGAAAGCCTGTTGTAGCTGGTTATTTTTACCCATCAGACAAGATTGAGCTTATAGAATATCTAAATAGTGTAATTGATTATAAACCATTGTATAAGCCAAAAGCTATAATTGTACCGCATGCTGGATATGTTTATAGTGGTTATATAGCAGCAAAAGCATACAGTATTATCGAACCATATGACATATATGTTGTTCTAGGACCAAACCACACTGGACTTGGAGAATATATATCTGTATTTGATGGAATATACGAAACGCCGCTTGGACAAATAAAGCCATGCGAGTCAATAATTGAAGAAATAACAAGCAGTCATCTGGTTAAAAAAGATAGCCTGGCTCATATAAAAGAGCATAGTATTGAGGTTCAGTTACCATTTATACAATTTACAAATAAAAATAATTTTTGTATTGTACCTATTGTTGTTGGAATAGCTGATTGGAATATATTGGCAGATTTTGGACACTTACTTGCGAATACATTAAAGTCAAAAGATGCTTTAATTATTGTGAGCAGCGATTTTAATCATTATGAAGATCAAAAAACAACCATTTATAAAGATAATTTAGCAATAGAAAAAATTCTTTCTCTATCTGAAAATGAATTTGCAAATACTATTGAAAAATACGATATTTCAATGTGTGGTGCCAATATTGCTTATGCAGCGCTTGTAGCAAGCAAAGAGCTTGGTGCTAAAAATGCTAAATTAATTGATCATAAAACGAGTTTTGATGTTAATGGACAGATGGACCAAACTGTAGGGTATGCAAGTATTCTAATTCAATGA
- a CDS encoding phasin family protein, translating into MLKDLFYAGVGLVYNINQKITKAIEDGKSILKEKNVSEYISSEVSKKKEDIDKVISESLNEFFSKIGIATKEDIEKLRQELKNFKHE; encoded by the coding sequence ATGCTAAAGGATTTATTTTATGCGGGCGTAGGTTTGGTATATAATATAAACCAAAAAATAACAAAAGCAATTGAAGATGGCAAAAGTATATTAAAAGAAAAAAATGTAAGCGAGTATATTAGTTCTGAAGTATCAAAAAAGAAAGAAGATATTGATAAAGTTATATCAGAATCTTTGAATGAATTTTTTTCTAAAATTGGGATAGCAACAAAAGAGGATATAGAAAAATTAAGACAGGAACTTAAAAACTTTAAACATGAATAG
- the alaS gene encoding alanine--tRNA ligase, whose protein sequence is MNSKIVRETFLEYFEKNSHTRVKSSSLVPQNDPTLLFTNAGMVQFKNVFLGNEKRNYTRACSSQKCVRAGGKHNDLENVGYTARHHTFFEMLGNFSFGDYFKKEAIHYAWDLVTNVYGLPKEKLWITIFKEDDEAFEIWHKQEGVDASRIVRMGAKDNFWSMGDTGPCGPCSEIHIDQGENVGCRRPECSIECDCDRFLEIWNLVFMQFDRSIDGKLTPLPKPSIDTGMGLERISAVLEGVYSNFDTDLFIPIIHSVCDYFSVEYKNNESIDVALRVIADHLRAMDFLIADGVLPDKEGRGYVLRKIIRRAMRFGTKLGAREPFLFKLVDSVNESLGDIYPEIVQNQIFVKNTIKLEEEQFLNTLEEGLALFDKLVDRSNNILDGQKAFKLYDTYGFPIDLTLDIAKEQNIFVDIEGFNRHLETQRQKSKSSFSMNIDLKDSLALALRDLKPTEFVGYDNLECKGHLIAIFDLNFNNKNVVNTKEIAYFVFDKTPFYATSGGQVADSGFIFSETSKAYVSDVFKHLDKYFIHKVEILEGEFEKDKSYTLSINVARRKDIARHHSAVHLLDSALIRRLGNHVKQAGSLVEPTRLRFDFTHNFKLTEEEIKDIEIIVNSWIQEAYPVKTTIMNTKDAIESGAIALFSEKYDEFVRVVEMGNVSRELCGGTHVKNTGEIGFFKIISEEALSKGVRRIEAKVGMSAYDHVLKLEKALNFVLKELSTNIDELPKKITELKQQPKEKSKTFKIEFNQEKIKNIDVCNFYIDFVEGNIEMLKKYGDAVKNRVKDIVVVLYGKFEEKVYIVCMVSGECKNYFKANEIIKRICKKFGAKGGGKEQYAQAGLSIDKISEELVFDESLYKKEE, encoded by the coding sequence ATGAACTCGAAAATTGTAAGAGAAACATTTTTAGAGTATTTTGAAAAAAACTCTCACACTCGTGTGAAAAGTTCTTCGCTGGTACCACAAAATGACCCTACTTTGCTTTTTACAAATGCAGGTATGGTGCAATTTAAAAATGTATTTTTAGGTAACGAAAAGAGGAATTATACACGAGCCTGTAGTTCTCAGAAATGCGTAAGGGCAGGTGGCAAGCATAATGATTTGGAAAATGTAGGCTACACTGCAAGGCATCACACATTTTTTGAGATGCTGGGTAATTTTTCATTCGGTGACTATTTTAAAAAAGAAGCTATACATTATGCATGGGATTTAGTTACAAATGTTTATGGTTTACCCAAAGAAAAGCTTTGGATTACAATTTTTAAAGAAGATGATGAAGCTTTTGAAATATGGCACAAACAAGAAGGTGTTGATGCGTCTCGCATTGTTAGAATGGGAGCAAAAGATAACTTCTGGTCAATGGGTGATACAGGACCATGCGGACCGTGTTCAGAAATACACATAGATCAAGGAGAAAATGTAGGTTGTAGACGTCCTGAATGCTCTATAGAATGTGATTGCGATAGATTTTTAGAGATATGGAATTTAGTTTTTATGCAATTTGATAGGTCAATAGATGGTAAACTTACCCCACTTCCAAAACCAAGTATTGATACAGGTATGGGTCTTGAGAGAATAAGCGCAGTATTAGAAGGTGTTTACAGTAATTTTGATACAGATCTGTTTATCCCGATTATACATAGTGTATGTGATTATTTTTCTGTTGAATATAAAAATAATGAAAGTATAGATGTAGCCCTTAGAGTAATAGCAGACCACCTAAGAGCTATGGATTTTTTAATAGCTGATGGAGTATTGCCAGATAAAGAAGGCAGAGGTTATGTGTTAAGAAAAATTATAAGAAGAGCTATGAGGTTTGGTACAAAATTAGGTGCAAGAGAACCGTTTTTGTTTAAACTTGTTGATAGCGTAAATGAATCTCTTGGTGATATTTATCCTGAGATTGTTCAAAATCAAATATTTGTTAAAAATACTATAAAACTGGAAGAAGAGCAATTTTTAAATACGCTTGAAGAAGGACTTGCTTTATTTGATAAACTTGTTGATAGGTCAAATAATATCTTGGATGGGCAAAAAGCTTTTAAATTATACGATACATATGGTTTTCCAATCGATTTAACACTTGATATAGCAAAAGAACAAAATATTTTTGTCGATATTGAGGGTTTTAATAGACACCTAGAAACACAAAGACAAAAGTCAAAGTCAAGCTTTAGTATGAATATAGATTTAAAAGACAGTTTGGCTTTAGCTCTTAGAGACTTAAAGCCTACAGAATTTGTAGGGTACGATAATTTAGAATGCAAAGGACACTTAATAGCAATATTTGATTTGAATTTTAACAATAAAAACGTTGTTAATACTAAAGAAATTGCTTATTTTGTTTTTGATAAAACGCCATTTTATGCAACAAGTGGGGGTCAAGTTGCAGATAGCGGATTTATTTTTTCTGAAACTTCAAAAGCTTATGTATCAGATGTTTTTAAACATTTAGATAAGTATTTTATTCATAAAGTTGAAATTTTAGAAGGCGAATTTGAAAAAGACAAAAGCTATACATTGAGTATTAACGTTGCTAGAAGAAAAGATATAGCGCGTCACCATAGTGCAGTTCATTTACTTGATTCTGCTCTTATTAGAAGGCTTGGAAATCATGTTAAGCAAGCTGGTTCTTTAGTTGAGCCAACAAGACTTAGGTTTGATTTTACACATAATTTTAAACTTACAGAAGAAGAAATTAAAGATATAGAAATTATAGTGAATAGCTGGATACAGGAAGCATACCCTGTTAAAACTACAATTATGAATACTAAAGATGCAATTGAATCAGGTGCTATAGCATTATTTAGTGAAAAATACGATGAATTTGTGCGTGTTGTTGAAATGGGCAACGTTAGCAGAGAACTATGTGGTGGTACTCATGTTAAAAATACTGGAGAAATAGGATTTTTCAAAATTATTTCAGAAGAAGCACTATCTAAAGGCGTCAGAAGAATCGAAGCAAAAGTTGGTATGTCTGCATACGACCATGTTTTAAAACTGGAAAAAGCACTAAATTTTGTTTTAAAGGAATTATCAACAAATATTGATGAACTTCCTAAAAAAATAACAGAATTAAAACAACAACCAAAAGAAAAATCAAAAACCTTTAAGATTGAATTTAACCAAGAAAAAATAAAAAACATAGATGTGTGCAATTTTTATATTGATTTTGTTGAAGGCAATATCGAAATGCTAAAAAAGTATGGTGATGCAGTAAAAAATCGTGTAAAAGATATTGTTGTAGTTTTGTATGGAAAATTTGAAGAAAAGGTTTATATTGTATGTATGGTAAGTGGTGAATGTAAAAATTATTTTAAAGCTAATGAAATTATTAAAAGGATTTGCAAAAAATTTGGGGCAAAAGGTGGCGGAAAAGAACAATATGCTCAAGCGGGCCTAAGCATTGACAAAATAAGTGAAGAACTTGTTTTCGATGAATCCCTTTATAAAAAGGAGGAATAG
- a CDS encoding regulatory protein RecX — protein MEGLDYAFKLISKKRYTSKELQEKLEQKGIDPEPIINRLKELNYLNDLEYAIDYKNKKQNEGYGKYKILFQLKNKGISEDILNNLEFSNSKLEEIFLSKIQKIKDNKKQKIYAFLINRGFDSNDIKNLIYKYEDKL, from the coding sequence GTGGAAGGTTTAGACTACGCATTTAAGTTGATATCAAAAAAACGATATACTTCAAAAGAACTGCAGGAAAAACTTGAACAAAAAGGCATTGATCCAGAACCCATTATTAATAGATTAAAAGAACTTAATTATTTAAATGACTTGGAATATGCCATAGATTATAAAAACAAAAAGCAAAACGAAGGTTATGGTAAGTACAAGATTTTATTTCAGTTAAAAAATAAGGGTATAAGTGAAGATATTTTAAATAATTTAGAATTTTCAAATAGCAAATTAGAAGAAATTTTTTTAAGTAAGATTCAAAAAATAAAGGATAATAAAAAACAAAAAATATATGCATTTTTAATAAATAGAGGTTTTGATAGTAATGACATTAAAAATTTAATTTATAAATATGAGGATAAATTATGA
- a CDS encoding type IV pilus twitching motility protein PilT, giving the protein MLQIKEVLKDAIEHKASDIHLKVGTKPKYRIAGDIHESSFDIISANDFESILDTLDLTSYQMDKLIKNRQIDIGYGLEGVGRFRVNVFYQRGSYAAVFRFLPYNIPTLEELGLPDVVREIALKPRGLVLITGVTGSGKSTTLASMIDLINEQKAKNIITIEDPIEYIFNDKKSIVIQRQVGFDCIDFAWGLRGALREDPDVIMVGEMRDSETIKTALEAAETGHLVLSTLHTLNAAETVNRIVSTFDYKDQKQIRSQLSNVIEAVISQRLIKSTSKEKSRVVATEILLGTDFVRQAILDPQKSSDLSKALILGTNGMRTFDFSLMELYNKGLISIESALEFANNPNDLSLKFKGIY; this is encoded by the coding sequence ATGTTGCAGATTAAAGAAGTTCTAAAGGATGCAATAGAGCATAAAGCATCTGATATTCATTTGAAGGTAGGTACAAAACCAAAATATAGAATAGCTGGTGATATTCATGAAAGTAGTTTCGATATAATTTCTGCAAATGATTTCGAATCTATTTTAGATACACTTGATTTAACAAGTTATCAGATGGATAAACTTATAAAAAACAGACAAATTGATATAGGATATGGTTTGGAAGGTGTTGGTAGATTCAGGGTTAATGTGTTTTATCAACGTGGTTCTTATGCTGCTGTATTCAGGTTTTTACCATATAATATACCTACACTTGAAGAATTAGGTTTACCCGATGTTGTAAGAGAGATTGCTCTAAAGCCTAGAGGTTTGGTTTTAATTACTGGTGTAACAGGTAGTGGTAAGTCCACTACGCTTGCTTCTATGATTGATTTAATAAATGAACAAAAAGCAAAAAATATTATTACAATAGAAGATCCAATTGAGTATATTTTTAATGATAAAAAAAGTATAGTTATCCAAAGACAGGTAGGTTTTGACTGTATTGATTTTGCATGGGGACTAAGAGGTGCTTTAAGAGAAGACCCAGATGTAATTATGGTTGGAGAAATGCGAGATAGTGAAACTATTAAAACTGCACTTGAAGCTGCAGAAACTGGACATTTGGTTTTGTCTACACTTCATACTTTAAATGCCGCAGAAACTGTAAATAGAATTGTGTCAACATTTGATTATAAAGATCAAAAACAAATTAGAAGTCAATTATCAAACGTTATTGAAGCAGTTATTTCTCAAAGGCTAATAAAAAGCACATCAAAAGAAAAGTCAAGAGTTGTTGCTACAGAAATACTTTTGGGTACAGATTTTGTTAGACAGGCTATATTAGATCCACAAAAAAGCTCTGATTTATCTAAAGCATTAATTTTAGGTACTAACGGAATGCGTACATTTGATTTTTCTTTAATGGAACTCTACAATAAAGGATTAATTAGCATTGAGAGTGCTTTGGAATTTGCCAACAATCCAAATGACCTATCTTTGAAGTTTAAAGGCATTTATTAG
- the recA gene encoding recombinase RecA yields the protein MDEKKLESLKVAISSIEKRFGKGSLMKLGEHEAVKIDVIPTGSLSIDYAIGVCGIPRGRITEIYGPESSGKTTLALHCVANAQNEGGIAAFVDAEHALDVEYAKNLGVDVDNLLISQPDSGEQALEIIDTLVRSNAVDIIVLDSVAALVPQAEIEGDMGDAHMGLQARLMSQALRKLTGAISKTNTAIIFLNQIRSKIGVMFGNPETTTGGNALKFYASVRIDIRKVNNIKQGQDIVGNRTKVKIVKNKVAPPFKEAEVDIIYGKGIDYIGDALDLAVNHEIVEKSGSWFAYKDQRLGQGRDNARDFLKENPDLLNNLIDEIKTKLDCFTQKKEDVAD from the coding sequence ATGGATGAAAAGAAACTGGAGTCGTTAAAAGTTGCCATATCAAGTATAGAAAAGCGATTTGGCAAAGGTTCATTAATGAAACTTGGTGAACACGAAGCAGTTAAAATAGATGTAATACCTACGGGATCTTTATCTATTGACTATGCTATTGGTGTATGTGGTATACCAAGAGGCAGGATAACAGAAATTTATGGACCGGAATCAAGTGGTAAAACTACACTTGCTTTGCACTGTGTTGCAAATGCTCAAAATGAAGGTGGCATCGCTGCGTTTGTAGATGCAGAGCATGCTTTAGATGTAGAGTACGCGAAAAATTTAGGCGTAGATGTTGACAATCTTTTAATTAGTCAGCCTGATTCTGGAGAACAGGCACTTGAGATCATTGATACGCTAGTTAGAAGCAATGCAGTAGATATTATCGTACTTGATTCTGTTGCGGCTCTTGTGCCACAAGCTGAAATTGAAGGAGATATGGGTGATGCCCATATGGGTTTGCAGGCTAGACTGATGAGTCAAGCATTAAGAAAGCTGACAGGTGCAATAAGCAAAACTAATACTGCCATAATTTTCTTAAATCAAATAAGAAGTAAAATTGGCGTTATGTTTGGTAATCCAGAAACAACAACTGGTGGTAATGCGCTAAAATTTTACGCTTCGGTTAGAATTGATATTAGAAAAGTAAATAACATAAAACAAGGCCAGGATATTGTTGGCAATCGCACTAAAGTGAAAATAGTTAAAAACAAAGTAGCACCACCATTCAAAGAAGCAGAAGTTGATATCATATACGGCAAAGGCATAGATTACATTGGAGATGCACTTGATTTAGCTGTTAATCATGAAATTGTAGAAAAAAGCGGATCCTGGTTTGCCTACAAAGATCAGCGTTTAGGTCAAGGCAGAGACAATGCAAGGGATTTTTTAAAAGAAAATCCTGACCTACTAAATAATCTTATAGACGAAATCAAAACAAAATTAGATTGTTTTACGCAGAAAAAAGAAGATGTTGCAGATTAA
- a CDS encoding acyl-CoA synthetase has protein sequence MKEELSEFLKLRDFVLSGPDYNTCKKEFKWPHLVKFNWALDYFDYIAKDNNDLALICADENGLEKKVTFDEMRRRSNQAANFFKDLGLQKGDRAMIMMENSVYLYEILLGLMKAGGVIIPAATMLPPEDVADRIKSANIKFLFVNSEYVDKVMKAKEALFDLVARINVGDPLDTVLEEDSDKVPLWFNYKEVDKYKDEYVPTFITYSTDEMYSFFTSGTTAKPKLVMHSHHYPVGHLTTTYWIGCKKGDIHYNISAPGWAKHAWSSFYAPWNAQSTIFTYRYKQFNAKKVLSAIEKYKVTTLCAPLSVWKLFLIEDLSQYKFSLKQLVSAGEPLNPEITKKVKEKLNIDLREGYGQTESTAMVGNFIGEPIKEGSMGKTAPGYELFALNEFLDPVKPKEDGQLAVKIYPVKPLGLLTALGDPEKNAAIFKGGYYLTGDVASIDEDGYFYFVGRADDVFKSLDYRISPFEVESEIMVHHAVLEVGVIPTVDEKDRIVPKAFIVLKPDYIASKEMALDIFRFIRDHMAPYKRPRVIEFMSAFPKTISAKVMRKDLKAYDQELRKKGIRGEFEFKESDFADELNLRRS, from the coding sequence ATGAAAGAAGAGTTATCAGAGTTTTTAAAACTTAGGGACTTTGTTTTAAGCGGACCCGATTACAATACATGCAAAAAAGAGTTTAAATGGCCACATTTGGTTAAATTCAATTGGGCATTAGACTATTTTGATTATATTGCAAAAGATAATAACGATCTGGCACTAATTTGTGCAGATGAAAATGGTTTAGAAAAAAAAGTTACATTTGATGAGATGAGAAGACGTTCTAATCAAGCTGCAAATTTTTTTAAGGATTTAGGTTTGCAAAAAGGCGATAGAGCTATGATTATGATGGAAAACTCAGTGTATTTGTATGAAATTTTACTTGGTTTGATGAAAGCAGGCGGTGTAATAATTCCAGCTGCTACAATGTTGCCCCCTGAAGATGTAGCAGATAGAATTAAATCAGCAAATATAAAGTTTTTATTCGTTAACAGTGAATATGTAGATAAAGTAATGAAAGCAAAGGAAGCATTATTTGATTTGGTCGCTCGAATAAATGTTGGAGATCCATTGGATACGGTTTTGGAAGAAGATTCGGATAAAGTACCACTTTGGTTTAATTACAAAGAAGTTGATAAATACAAAGATGAATACGTACCTACATTTATAACATACTCTACAGATGAAATGTACTCTTTTTTTACTTCCGGAACAACTGCAAAACCAAAGCTTGTTATGCATTCTCATCATTATCCGGTTGGCCACTTAACAACCACTTACTGGATTGGTTGCAAAAAAGGCGATATTCATTACAATATTAGCGCACCAGGTTGGGCAAAACATGCATGGAGTAGCTTTTATGCACCATGGAATGCTCAAAGCACAATTTTTACTTATCGATACAAGCAATTTAATGCAAAAAAAGTTTTATCAGCAATAGAAAAATATAAAGTAACAACACTTTGTGCGCCACTGAGTGTTTGGAAATTGTTTTTAATTGAAGATTTAAGTCAATATAAATTTTCTCTAAAGCAACTTGTAAGCGCAGGAGAGCCACTAAACCCAGAAATAACAAAAAAGGTAAAAGAAAAATTAAATATTGATTTAAGGGAAGGTTATGGTCAAACAGAAAGCACTGCTATGGTGGGAAATTTTATTGGAGAGCCTATAAAAGAAGGTTCTATGGGTAAAACCGCACCGGGCTATGAGCTTTTTGCATTAAATGAATTTCTTGATCCAGTTAAACCAAAAGAAGACGGTCAGCTTGCCGTTAAAATTTATCCTGTAAAACCACTTGGTTTATTAACGGCTTTAGGCGATCCAGAAAAGAATGCGGCAATTTTTAAAGGTGGTTATTATTTAACCGGTGATGTAGCCTCTATAGATGAGGATGGTTATTTTTATTTTGTTGGCAGAGCAGATGATGTATTCAAGAGCCTTGATTACAGGATAAGTCCATTTGAAGTAGAAAGTGAAATTATGGTTCACCATGCAGTTTTAGAAGTAGGCGTAATACCAACTGTAGATGAAAAAGACAGAATTGTGCCAAAAGCATTTATAGTTTTGAAACCCGATTATATAGCTTCAAAAGAAATGGCATTAGATATTTTTAGATTTATAAGAGACCATATGGCACCATATAAAAGGCCAAGGGTAATTGAGTTTATGAGCGCATTTCCAAAAACAATAAGTGCTAAAGTTATGAGAAAAGATTTAAAAGCCTACGATCAAGAATTAAGAAAAAAAGGCATAAGGGGTGAATTTGAATTTAAAGAATCAGATTTTGCAGATGAACTGAATCTTAGAAGAAGCTAA
- a CDS encoding polysaccharide deacetylase family protein codes for MFSVPVLLYHHINYDNDVLSISPEVFEEHLKYLKQEGYVSIDDEELAQYMIEGKKDWQKAVVITFDDGYLDTWVWAYPLLKKYGFKALLFLVTWNVEEEESLGFNLDDVYAGKIQMDKLPKCEAQYAIIDGFKHKVESKLCWSEVRFMDKSGIIKVLPHSKMHQKVYASDKIVGYNRPREKLSYFGDVAGDKRYGTLDFNRKPEFAYNEFIPDKELNDMLHKHVLDNGYLDFFKKENYKTELDKIVENYRQEKGSIGIFETDEQRYIRVLRELKLTKGELETEIKRKTYSFAWPWGAYDEISIKAAKEAGFKYLFTTKVGANIIGSNVLEIKRFRIWKSDLSWFKTRLQMYSNPLLAKVYSYLKK; via the coding sequence ATGTTTAGTGTACCAGTATTATTATATCATCATATAAATTATGATAATGATGTTTTATCTATTAGCCCAGAAGTATTTGAAGAACACTTGAAATATTTAAAACAGGAAGGCTATGTAAGTATAGACGATGAAGAACTGGCTCAATATATGATTGAAGGCAAAAAAGATTGGCAAAAGGCTGTTGTTATAACATTTGATGATGGGTATTTAGATACCTGGGTGTGGGCATATCCTTTACTTAAAAAATATGGTTTTAAAGCCTTGCTTTTTTTGGTTACATGGAACGTAGAAGAAGAAGAATCATTGGGTTTTAATTTAGATGATGTTTATGCTGGCAAAATCCAAATGGATAAACTACCAAAGTGTGAAGCGCAATATGCTATAATTGATGGTTTTAAACACAAAGTAGAAAGCAAGCTATGCTGGAGCGAAGTGCGTTTTATGGATAAAAGCGGAATAATAAAAGTTTTGCCACATTCTAAAATGCATCAAAAGGTGTATGCAAGCGATAAAATCGTTGGCTACAATAGACCAAGAGAAAAACTATCATATTTTGGGGATGTAGCTGGTGATAAAAGGTATGGAACACTTGATTTTAACAGAAAGCCTGAGTTTGCTTACAATGAATTTATTCCTGATAAAGAATTAAACGATATGCTTCATAAGCATGTTTTGGATAATGGTTATCTGGATTTTTTTAAAAAAGAAAACTACAAAACAGAACTTGACAAGATTGTTGAAAATTATAGACAAGAAAAAGGTTCAATTGGTATATTTGAAACAGACGAACAAAGATACATTAGGGTTTTGAGAGAATTAAAACTTACAAAAGGTGAACTTGAAACAGAGATTAAAAGAAAAACATACTCTTTTGCATGGCCATGGGGTGCATACGATGAAATTAGTATAAAAGCAGCAAAAGAGGCTGGGTTTAAATATTTGTTTACAACCAAGGTAGGAGCGAATATAATCGGATCTAATGTACTTGAGATAAAGAGGTTCAGGATCTGGAAATCTGATTTGAGCTGGTTTAAAACACGTTTACAGATGTATTCTAATCCTCTTTTAGCTAAAGTTTACTCTTACTTAAAAAAATAG
- a CDS encoding glycosyltransferase family 9 protein → MNFCVIRLSSLGDIVLTTAFVVELKKKYPDGKIFYITKEAFIDLFKNVDFIDKVLDFKQINCLKHIKFDAIYDLQVNLRSFLISNKLKGKVYRAPKHRLYRLKVLYKSRFPFNFIKDKKQKDIIEDYLSLIGKKEGYPKLTCKKQKNKELIIGIAPFAAWKNKIWPKQNFIELIELLDVAFTKKTFFIFGSKQEEILSKDFDKLPYNIKNYTGVLSLGELVEKIGECDVFITNDSGLMHIASACNVPIVAIFGPTVKEFGFYPRTKSVIIEKRLYCRPCHLHGGNVCKEGHFRCMKDIHPQEVFLAVKSLLEESNV, encoded by the coding sequence ATGAACTTTTGTGTTATTCGCTTAAGCTCGCTTGGGGACATTGTTTTAACAACAGCTTTTGTTGTAGAATTGAAAAAGAAATACCCGGATGGTAAAATATTTTATATAACAAAAGAAGCTTTTATTGATTTATTTAAAAATGTAGATTTTATTGATAAAGTACTGGATTTTAAACAAATAAATTGCCTAAAGCACATAAAATTTGATGCAATATATGATTTGCAGGTTAATCTTAGAAGTTTTTTGATATCAAACAAACTAAAAGGCAAAGTATATAGGGCACCAAAACACAGGTTGTATAGATTGAAAGTCTTGTACAAATCGCGGTTTCCATTTAATTTTATTAAAGACAAAAAACAAAAAGATATTATAGAAGATTATTTAAGCCTTATTGGCAAAAAAGAAGGTTACCCGAAACTAACTTGCAAAAAACAAAAAAATAAGGAATTAATAATTGGTATAGCGCCTTTTGCTGCGTGGAAAAACAAAATATGGCCAAAACAAAATTTTATAGAACTGATTGAACTTTTAGATGTTGCTTTTACAAAAAAAACTTTTTTTATTTTTGGCTCAAAACAGGAAGAAATTTTATCAAAGGATTTCGATAAACTCCCATATAATATAAAAAATTATACTGGGGTTTTGTCTTTAGGTGAGCTTGTTGAAAAAATTGGCGAGTGCGATGTTTTCATTACAAATGATTCAGGTTTGATGCATATTGCAAGTGCATGCAATGTGCCAATTGTTGCTATTTTTGGTCCAACTGTGAAAGAATTCGGGTTTTATCCACGGACAAAATCTGTTATAATAGAAAAACGGCTTTATTGCAGACCGTGTCACCTGCATGGGGGCAATGTTTGCAAAGAAGGTCATTTTAGATGCATGAAAGATATTCATCCACAAGAGGTTTTTTTAGCTGTTAAAAGTTTATTGGAGGAAAGTAATGTTTAG